A region of the Mus caroli unplaced genomic scaffold, CAROLI_EIJ_v1.1 scaffold_8061_1, whole genome shotgun sequence genome:
GAATAAATATCAATGTACAATAATGATGgtgctttaaagaaaaatggagaatagTCAGTTTTGAACTAAGTGTGAGTGACCATCTCTGACATACAGATTCAAATTAGCATGAATAACATATTCCTACATGGAAGCTGTGGCATATGATTAACTTATATATCTATGAATTTTCTAATTATATTAGTGGGAATAGTAAATACCAAGAGGTATGAAACTCATGAGTTTATCATATTTTCTTGTAGGTTTCTTTACCTTGATTTTAGTGTATACTAGAATCTTGGTAATCATAACCAATCACAGTGACAAGTTTAGCCAATAGTCAGAAGATGCATATGCTTGATGGAAAAAGCACTAGAAATCACTCTAGAAGGACTAAAATAGCCAATGTTGTGATATTCAAGTCAGATTTATCAGTTTTTAGGAGCCTTAATGTGTATGTAGCTTCTTCAGAGATCTCCGCTTCATCCATACTAACCAGGTTGTCTACTAGTTGGCTCTCTTTCCACTGCATAATAATACTTGAATGTAGAAACAGATTAAAATATAGTTAGCCTTTTAAAATTTTGCAAAACACAGTGATAATGTTTGTCAGTTTTAAACTAGGTATATAGGGCATATAGTACTCTTATAACTGTAAAACTCAAACTCATCCTAATCAAGTTTATAATTCATATCCCTACATAACTGATAAAGTAGGGAAGATAAAATAATTAAGGTTAGAATacaatacattaaaaatgtaatagtGAAGCAAATGGAATTATATTATCAGTTATTTTGATGACTTCTTGGATATATTAATTTTTTCCTCATACTACTTTAAAACTCATTTGGTTAAAGGTTCTTCTTGGTAGATGAGGCAAGAATCAATGGAAGATAAGTGATTTGGGCCAATAACATGAAAGATTAATGGAAATAATTTCTCAAAATGTGTCTAATGAACTGAGTGCTATCCATTATGGTCTGAAAAAAGCCAATCACCAAAAGTTGGCAGGTAGCTTAAGGAACAAGGCAACTAATCTTTATATGTACCTCCACCAAGATGTGCTAACATAATTGGGTCTAATTCAGAAATGGGTTGTGTGATAACGGGATTTCCTATAGAACCACGGAATATCATGGAGGGCTAGGACTAATACTCCTTTTAAGGCCTTGGTCAGGTGAGTTGTCTGACATAACATATTCCTGCAAAATGGTTCAATGTGAGTTCATATTTCTGTCATAACTCAAATATGGTATTAAAGATGAGATTAAACACAAGTACATGAATGCCAAGTCATGTtaaacaacaaagcaaataaagTAAGCTCTCTAGCGATGAAAATCTGAATGTTTTCTCTAGGCATATAACCAAATAGCCATACAATGAGATGCTCAACTCAGCTTTCAAATGCCAGAAGCTTCCCAAATATTAAGCCAACAAAGAGAATTCATCACAAATAAGACTTGGTCAAAACCAAAAGCCTGCTTTTTATGTATTTCACCAATATGTATTTATAGACAATGTACATTGGTGATGTAGGGGAGGCAAAACTCCTCTAGCAGCTGAAACAGCTGTATATTCCAACTGTTGGATTTGGTTAATAATAAGTTTTCTATCAGTTGGCTAAGCCAAAATTGTTATCAGGTATTTACATCTCTAAACTCTCTTTAaaatttcctatttaaaaaaataagaaaggaaaagtcctataaaatagaattattttagtACTGTGACCTAGGATATTTCTCTTGATATTATCAATTATGCAATGcattttttgttaatttctaGAGAAATATCTTAGGGTATTCTTAATGTGTGCATAGTGGTGAGGAGGAGAGCATGGCATGGAATGCTAGAAGCTAGAACATATTTTGTCTTCAATACACAAGACGACAGCATAGGAAGGATTTAGTTTTTCCAAGTGAGTCAAGGCAAGAATAGCTTTATTTATCTGAGTGAACTCAGATAAAAAACTGAGAACAGTAAAAGCAGACTAACACATACTAGTATATTATCATGTATCCAGTAAACTTCTAATACATTGGATAAATTATCTCAAAACATAATAATTCcttattttataattacttttgCTTATATACATTGTACCCATCTATATTTCTGTATGTTAACCTAGATCTTTGCTACTGGTTCAGATATGTCAATTTTATGAGTATTTATAGTTATTCAGATGGACAAAAGCAAGGATCAGCAAAGTCTACAGTTTTATAGCTGGGAAAAACTGTGTTCAGTGTTCTAATGCAAATTTGTACTATCTGGAGTGCATCTTCATACATTTTTATCctccacatgtatatatatgtatatatatacatatatatataatattaatacttgatcagtcatttatttttaaaattgtaggaAAGCTACAAATGGCTAGTTAGCATGTCCCTGGGCATTTCCTCTTGTAGAGCTCTGCAGAGCTTAATGAAGAGATGACAGACTCACAGTTCTACCCTAGGGAATAGACACTCCTGCTGGGAAATTATAAATGGAGTAGAATGTTGAGTCTCTAAAGAACTGATGTTAGTTCTATGGTACAAACTCAACAATTTCTACCCTTAAGGGAATAATCCAAAAGGAAGAGACTCATAAAGGAGAGAGTAATTTTCCATgcttctaatgatttttttttaagaaatgactATGAAATGTTGGAGACACATGAATGAAAGctattttctttctatgtatatgacaaaaatctttgtaaaattcttaaacagaaagTATGTTATTTGCCCAGCAAATCTCTTATAGAACCGAGGCAATGGTCTACAATGGTTGGAATCATGTGCTTAATCTTTAGCAAATTTTTGTCCTTCTGAGAACATTGTGGAGGAAGAAACCATAAATTCCAATGTCAGGGAAGACTTCAGATAAATCAAGGTGAGCTTCAGATAGTTTTTATCTTGAGATTtaaacttcaaaacaaaaaaaaaaaaaacgtatgattatatatctctatctatcatctatctatctatctatctatctatctatctatctatcatctatctatttatctatcatctatctatctatctatctatctatctatctatctatctatctatctatgtatatatgtatatatatattctggggAAAACATGTGTATTGCTCTTTTCAACCTTAATTATTAGTATACACTAAAGAGAATCAAGTGACTTAATAGTTAAAGAAAGTATCTTTCTGGAGTGATAAAGAACATAGGGGATAAAGGAAATAGGTATTATTCAGACCTCACTGTTCACAAACTCAAGCTCAGAAACTAATAAATTCAACTCTGTTCTTGCAGTGAGAAATAGCTCGTGGGATAATATGTGTCTCTACACTTATTCTTGCAGGTGCCACACATGATGCAAATGACTATGGAAAATAAATCTTCAGTGTCAGAATTTATCCTTATAGGACTGACAGACCAACCTGAGCTCCAGCTGCCCTTATTTGTTCTGTTCTTGATGAACTACACAGCTACTGTGATGGGAAACTTGAGCTTAATGAGTCTCATTTGCTTAAACTCAAACcttcacacccccatgtactttttcATCTTCAATCTGTCCTTTATTGACTTCTGTTATTCATTAGTCTCTACTCCCAAAATGCTGATGAGTTTTGTTTTAGAGAAGAACACCATCTCCTTCAGAGGATGCATGACTCAGCTGTTTTTCTACTGTGTTTTTGTGAACTCTGAGAGTTATGTGCTGACAgcaatggcctatgatcgctatgttgCCATCTGTCAGCCACTTATGTACAAGATCATTATGTCCCCTAAAATCTGTTGTCTGTTGATATTTGGTTCTTTCTTGATGGGGTTTGTCAGTGCCATAATTCACACAGGATGCATGGTCAGGCTCAATTTTTGTCATTCTAAAATCATCAACCACTACATGTGTGacatcttccctctccttcaACTTTCCTGCAGTAGTACTTATGTCAATGAGCTTATGAGCTATGTTGTGGTGGGCACATCTATCATTTTATGTTGCCTAATTATCTTAATGTCATATGCTATGATCCTCTTCAATATCATTCATATGTCATCAGGTAAGGGTTGGTCCAAAGCTTTGGGCACTTGTGGGTCTCACATCATAACTGTTAGTCTCTTTTATGGATCTGGGCTGCTTGCTTATGTCAATCCGTCATCTGCTGAAACTGTGGGTCAGGCAAaatttttctcagtgttttatACATTATTGGTGCCCATGTTGAACCCTCTTATTTATAGCCTCAGGAACAAGGATGTCAAGCTTGCTGTGAAAAAGACCTGGAAAAGAATCACAAGCTGATTTATCCTATAATACATCCTCTAGCATCCTCacattctgtttttatattttttacatatttcttgttttttacaTTACAcgttttattcttttcatttatcaTTGTTCTTCAATAACATTGATAGAATTTATACTATAATACCACATTTCTCTTTCAGCCAAGCAATATAACTCTGTGTGTACTGTTAAAATATGTGGCATCCTCAGATTCAATGTGTTTCTAAGATGCTGTAGTGTTCGTTGTCTCTATCTGATTAAGACCTTGTTCAGTTTTTTAAACTTTGCCTGAGGATAaaatttccttttactttttctttcatatgtttcttttaaaatatttgtacatttgttttaaaatttatatgtatgtgttgaaCCTCTCTGAATGTATGTttgacatatatatgtaaacGACTATCATGGATAAAAGAGGGTTTTAGAATCCTTAGATGTAGAGTAACAGGCAGGACGGAATCACCAAGTACGTGCTGGGAAAGTAACCCATGTCTTCTCTTAGCACATTAAGTGCTCTTAAAAATTGAGCCCTCTCTACTGCCCCACTGTCTATTCTGTTCCAGCCAATAAAATTCTTGGAGCTTTAtgctttaactcttttttttcccctttgttgtcTGATATTACTTTGATATAAAGTTTGATGTGAAAGATAACTTCCTTATCTGAAGGGGATTTTTCAACATTCCAGGTATTATTTGATATGGTTTTTTTTCTAGTAGTTGAGCTTGAAATTGAGGGAAATTTGTAATTACCtgaaataaggttttttttttcctatggttgTCAGAGCATGTGTTCAGCCCATTCCTCTGCACATTTCTCCACCCTCCCATGAGTTTGAGACTATTTCAGCAAACAGATATTTTTGTCATGTCTAGAATTGAAATTGACACTTTCTAGTATATGATAATACGGATTGGgtctatgcctttttaaaaaaatagaattatacatatttttttccacAGAACACAGTGTTCTAATAAAATCTAGACTATACCCCGAACTCCCATTTCACAGAATGCatagtattttcttaaaatatatcaatatttctGTAAAAGAAATAGCACATGGGATAAAGACAAATTGATATACGTCATGCATTTAGACTGGGTCCCCACATCCGAGAAA
Encoded here:
- the LOC110288235 gene encoding olfactory receptor 143-like — protein: MMQMTMENKSSVSEFILIGLTDQPELQLPLFVLFLMNYTATVMGNLSLMSLICLNSNLHTPMYFFIFNLSFIDFCYSLVSTPKMLMSFVLEKNTISFRGCMTQLFFYCVFVNSESYVLTAMAYDRYVAICQPLMYKIIMSPKICCLLIFGSFLMGFVSAIIHTGCMVRLNFCHSKIINHYMCDIFPLLQLSCSSTYVNELMSYVVVGTSIILCCLIILMSYAMILFNIIHMSSGKGWSKALGTCGSHIITVSLFYGSGLLAYVNPSSAETVGQAKFFSVFYTLLVPMLNPLIYSLRNKDVKLAVKKTWKRITS